The Juglans regia cultivar Chandler unplaced genomic scaffold, Walnut 2.0 Scaffold_21398, whole genome shotgun sequence genome includes a window with the following:
- the LOC108980401 gene encoding uncharacterized protein LOC108980401, translating to MEEETHIEIERMDPETAFLLSKRQTGNEWELFLRLGLETRKSLLDNRRWKKFRDHIPAACKDSMAILFMFDLTSWCTLNGCSSTSMSYKLTTTTILGNQSSFDNVFPLTPI from the exons ATGGAGGAGGAAACCCATATAGAGATCGAGAGGATGGATCCAGAGACGGCGTTTCTTCTCTCGAAGCGACAGACTGGGAACGAGTGGGAGCTTTTTTTAAGACTGGGACTAGAGACTAGGAAATCTCTTCTTGACAACCGAAG GTGGAAGAAGTTTAGGGATCACATTCCTGCTGCTTGTAAAGACTCTATGGCAATTTTGTTCATGTTTGATCTAACAAGTTGGTGTACACTAAATGG ATGTTCATCTACATCAATGTCTTACAaattaacaacaacaacaatactGGGAAATCAATCTTCGTTTGATAATGTG